Proteins co-encoded in one Candidatus Polarisedimenticolaceae bacterium genomic window:
- a CDS encoding tetratricopeptide repeat protein produces the protein MISLGTVGVSLGLSAVLAAGAGPGSESWARRVERRGVDASLVVDPIAITPEVRAAADRFSGGGGDQVDQLRRLQAALFDASSFHFDYDPALTATAADALELRRGNCVAFTNLFIAMARARGIRVLAGYMTPHVPGEKRGDLVYVSTHVVAVYQLHDRFLVFDFYGARVDDVPRIRLLDDLELAALYVNNRAVEALSRGDFTAAEAGLNAVVHLAPEFAGAYANLGVLKRRRGDTAGALDAYRSALAIDPHNPAVLSNLATLYLETGHVREAQAALRVADMSAATVYTMLARGDLEYADGKADEALRFYRRAARLDPAIPDPHLAIARLERGRGNLKDARRAASKALALAPDNGEAQEMTRELNEAAQP, from the coding sequence ATGATCTCGCTCGGAACCGTGGGCGTGAGCTTGGGGCTGTCGGCCGTCCTCGCGGCAGGAGCCGGGCCCGGGAGCGAGTCCTGGGCGCGGCGGGTCGAGAGGCGCGGCGTCGATGCGTCGCTCGTCGTCGACCCGATCGCGATCACGCCGGAGGTGCGCGCCGCGGCGGATCGTTTCTCCGGGGGCGGCGGCGATCAGGTCGATCAGCTTCGGCGCCTACAGGCCGCGCTCTTCGACGCGTCGTCGTTCCATTTCGATTACGACCCGGCGCTGACGGCGACGGCCGCGGATGCGCTCGAGCTCCGTCGCGGGAACTGCGTGGCGTTCACGAACCTCTTCATCGCGATGGCGCGCGCGCGGGGGATCCGCGTCCTCGCCGGCTACATGACGCCGCACGTCCCGGGAGAGAAGCGGGGCGATCTCGTGTACGTGAGCACGCACGTGGTCGCGGTCTACCAGCTCCACGACCGATTCCTGGTTTTCGATTTCTACGGCGCGCGCGTGGACGACGTGCCGCGCATCCGTCTGCTCGACGATCTCGAGCTCGCGGCGCTGTACGTGAACAACCGCGCCGTCGAAGCGCTCTCGCGCGGCGACTTCACCGCGGCCGAGGCCGGACTCAACGCGGTCGTGCACCTGGCGCCGGAGTTTGCAGGCGCCTACGCGAACCTCGGCGTCTTGAAGCGGCGCCGCGGCGACACCGCGGGAGCTCTCGACGCCTACCGGTCGGCGCTCGCAATCGATCCCCACAATCCCGCCGTGCTGTCGAACCTGGCGACGCTGTACCTCGAGACCGGCCATGTGCGCGAGGCGCAGGCCGCGCTGCGCGTCGCGGACATGAGCGCGGCGACCGTGTACACGATGCTCGCGCGCGGCGATCTCGAGTACGCCGACGGCAAGGCGGACGAGGCGCTGCGCTTCTACCGGCGAGCGGCGCGTCTCGATCCCGCCATTCCGGATCCGCACCTGGCGATCGCGCGGCTCGAGCGCGGGCGGGGGAATCTCAAGGATGCGCGGCGCGCGGCGTCGAAGGCGCTGGCGCTGGCGCCGGACAACGGCGAAGCGCAGGAGATGACCCGGGAGCTGAACGAGGCGGCGCAGCCCTAG
- a CDS encoding chalcone isomerase family protein, whose amino-acid sequence MRLAAGVLALLVAAGAASAAELAGADLPDAVMLGDKLHVLNGLGLREATILMVDVYVAGLYVEKKTTDPAAILAPTASKKLIMKFVRNVGKEKLVEAWTDGFKKNAKDKAAAVAPGLAQLNAAMTDVKKGDEIALRFIPKLGTTVSVKDRDVVTIDGDDFASVLFSIWLGPNPPNAGLREGLLGRNKR is encoded by the coding sequence ATGAGGCTCGCCGCGGGGGTGCTCGCCCTTCTCGTGGCCGCAGGCGCGGCATCGGCGGCGGAGCTCGCCGGGGCCGACCTTCCGGACGCGGTGATGCTCGGCGACAAGCTTCACGTCTTGAACGGGCTCGGACTGCGCGAGGCGACGATCCTGATGGTCGACGTCTACGTCGCCGGTCTCTACGTCGAGAAGAAGACCACCGATCCCGCCGCGATCCTCGCCCCGACCGCGTCGAAGAAGCTCATCATGAAGTTCGTTCGCAACGTCGGGAAGGAGAAGCTCGTCGAAGCCTGGACCGACGGGTTCAAGAAGAACGCGAAGGACAAGGCCGCGGCGGTCGCGCCCGGCCTCGCGCAGCTGAACGCCGCGATGACCGACGTCAAGAAGGGGGACGAGATCGCGCTCCGCTTCATTCCCAAGCTGGGAACGACCGTGAGCGTGAAGGATCGCGACGTCGTGACGATCGACGGCGACGATTTCGCCTCCGTCCTCTTCTCGATCTGGCTCGGACCGAATCCTCCGAACGCCGGGCTTCGCGAGGGCCTGCTCGGGCGAAACAAGCGCTAG
- the pckA gene encoding phosphoenolpyruvate carboxykinase (ATP): MSSTTAAPDSLQSLGLDGAPAIHRNDLAPRLYEEAIRRGTGRIGIGGALVVDTTPYTGRSPKDKFVVRDQTTEGNVAWGSVNQPFEPAKFQALYERVRAHLASRELWVQDLAAGADPKQRLAIRLVSESPWHALFARNLFLRPEGDALAGHRPDFHILHAPSLAADPARDGTRSEAFVVLDFMRRIVLVGGTKYAGEIKKSIFTVLNYLLPLKGVFPMHCSANVGKAGDVALFFGLSGTGKTTLSADPERPLIGDDEHGWSDDGVFNFEGGCYAKVIRLNADHEPEIFETTRTFGTVLENVTMDGQGRLDLDSDAKTENTRAAYPLDQLDNVVRSGHAGHPKAIVFLTADAFGVLPPIAKLTPEQAMYYFLSGYTAKVAGTERGVKEPQATFSACFGEPFLPMHPNEYAKLLGAKIRAHTPSVWLINTGWTAGPYGTGHRMAIPFTRAMIRAALAGQIQDTSLTADPVFGLRVPAEVPGVPANVLKPRSTWADPAAYDAQAAKLAGMFRDNFKRYADQVPDDVKAVAPRG; encoded by the coding sequence ATGAGCAGCACGACCGCGGCGCCCGATTCCTTGCAGAGCTTGGGCCTGGACGGCGCCCCCGCGATCCACCGGAACGACCTGGCCCCACGCCTCTACGAAGAGGCGATCCGGCGTGGCACCGGCCGGATCGGCATCGGTGGCGCGCTCGTGGTCGACACCACTCCGTACACCGGCCGCTCCCCGAAGGACAAGTTCGTCGTGCGCGACCAGACGACCGAGGGCAACGTCGCGTGGGGAAGCGTCAACCAGCCGTTCGAGCCGGCGAAGTTCCAGGCGCTCTACGAACGCGTCCGCGCGCACCTCGCGTCACGCGAGCTGTGGGTGCAAGATCTCGCCGCCGGTGCCGATCCGAAGCAGCGACTCGCGATCCGTCTCGTCAGCGAGAGCCCGTGGCACGCGCTCTTCGCGCGGAATCTCTTCCTCCGCCCGGAGGGCGACGCGCTCGCCGGCCACCGGCCGGATTTCCACATCCTGCACGCCCCTTCTCTCGCCGCGGATCCCGCGCGGGACGGGACGCGGTCCGAGGCGTTCGTCGTCCTCGACTTCATGCGCCGCATCGTGCTCGTCGGCGGGACGAAGTACGCGGGCGAGATCAAGAAGTCGATCTTCACCGTCCTCAACTACCTCCTGCCCCTGAAGGGCGTCTTCCCGATGCACTGCTCCGCGAACGTCGGGAAGGCGGGCGACGTCGCGCTGTTCTTCGGCCTCTCGGGGACGGGAAAGACGACCCTCTCCGCCGATCCGGAGCGTCCGCTCATCGGCGACGACGAGCATGGCTGGAGCGACGACGGCGTCTTCAACTTCGAGGGCGGCTGCTACGCCAAGGTCATCCGCTTGAACGCCGACCACGAGCCCGAGATCTTCGAGACGACCCGGACCTTCGGCACGGTCTTGGAGAACGTCACGATGGACGGCCAAGGACGGCTCGACCTCGATTCGGACGCGAAGACGGAGAACACGCGCGCCGCGTACCCGCTCGACCAGCTCGACAACGTCGTCCGGTCGGGCCACGCAGGTCATCCGAAGGCGATCGTCTTCTTGACCGCCGACGCCTTCGGTGTCCTCCCGCCGATCGCGAAGCTCACGCCCGAGCAGGCGATGTACTACTTCCTGTCGGGGTACACGGCGAAGGTCGCGGGGACCGAGCGCGGGGTCAAGGAGCCGCAGGCCACCTTTTCCGCGTGCTTCGGCGAGCCTTTCCTCCCGATGCATCCGAACGAGTACGCCAAGCTCCTGGGCGCCAAGATCCGCGCGCACACGCCCTCCGTCTGGCTCATCAACACCGGGTGGACCGCGGGGCCGTACGGGACGGGCCACCGGATGGCGATCCCGTTCACGCGCGCGATGATCCGCGCCGCGCTCGCCGGTCAGATCCAGGACACCTCGCTCACCGCCGATCCGGTGTTCGGCCTCCGCGTCCCCGCCGAGGTGCCGGGCGTGCCGGCGAACGTGCTCAAGCCGCGCTCGACGTGGGCCGATCCCGCCGCCTACGACGCCCAGGCGGCGAAGCTCGCCGGGATGTTCCGGGACAACTTCAAGCGTTACGCCGATCAGGTCCCGGACGACGTCAAGGCCGTGGCGCCGCGCGGGTGA
- a CDS encoding HRDC domain-containing protein, producing the protein MAEFTWIETTESLAAWLDGGGPGPLAIDTEADSFHHYREKVCLVQLSAAGRHALVDPFAELAWDALARRLADPAQEKILHGADYDVRLLERDLGLTVVHLFDTSIAARLIGETAIGLAALLAKHLGVTLDKSQQRADWSKRPLSPAMRAYAVADTAHLEALAAILAAEAERLGRLAWVREECRRIETVRWRDRARDDPDAFRRVKGAAGLARPALAILRELWGWRDAAGRRRDRPVFRILRDEVLVAVVRAAPATIGDLVKVAGFPEALARSPVAAEIVDAVRRGAACPEADQPELRPGVRIVVPPDVEAKIDEFRQARDRVAKSLALEPSVVANRAVLEEMARRVIAGSDPFEAPDLRLWQATLLKPAMA; encoded by the coding sequence ATGGCGGAGTTCACCTGGATCGAGACGACCGAGTCGCTCGCCGCGTGGCTCGACGGCGGCGGGCCCGGCCCGCTCGCCATCGACACCGAGGCCGATTCGTTCCACCACTACCGCGAGAAGGTCTGTCTCGTGCAGCTCTCGGCGGCAGGGCGGCACGCCCTCGTCGATCCCTTCGCCGAGCTCGCGTGGGACGCCCTCGCGCGGCGTCTCGCCGATCCGGCGCAGGAGAAGATCCTCCACGGCGCCGACTACGACGTCCGGCTCCTCGAGCGCGACCTCGGCCTGACGGTCGTGCATCTCTTCGACACCTCGATCGCCGCGCGCCTCATCGGCGAGACGGCGATCGGCCTCGCCGCGCTCCTGGCGAAGCATCTCGGTGTGACGCTCGACAAGAGCCAGCAGCGCGCCGACTGGTCGAAGAGACCGCTCTCTCCCGCGATGCGGGCCTACGCCGTCGCCGACACCGCGCACCTCGAAGCGCTCGCCGCGATCCTCGCCGCCGAGGCCGAGCGGCTCGGGCGGCTCGCGTGGGTGCGCGAGGAATGCCGGCGGATCGAGACCGTGCGCTGGCGCGACCGCGCCCGGGACGATCCTGACGCGTTCCGGCGCGTGAAGGGCGCGGCCGGCCTCGCGCGGCCCGCGCTCGCGATCCTGCGTGAGCTGTGGGGATGGCGCGATGCGGCGGGTCGCCGCCGCGACCGGCCGGTGTTCCGCATCCTGCGCGACGAGGTGCTCGTCGCCGTCGTACGCGCAGCCCCGGCGACGATCGGGGATCTCGTCAAGGTCGCCGGGTTCCCCGAGGCGCTCGCGCGCTCGCCGGTCGCGGCCGAGATCGTGGACGCCGTGCGACGCGGCGCGGCGTGCCCCGAGGCCGACCAGCCGGAGCTGCGCCCCGGCGTGCGCATCGTCGTGCCCCCCGACGTCGAGGCGAAGATCGACGAGTTCCGCCAGGCGCGCGACCGCGTGGCCAAGTCGCTCGCGCTCGAGCCCTCGGTCGTGGCGAACCGCGCGGTCCTCGAGGAGATGGCCCGCCGAGTCATCGCCGGGAGCGATCCGTTCGAGGCCCCCGATCTCCGGCTGTGGCAGGCGACCCTCCTGAAACCCGCCATGGCCTGA
- a CDS encoding HAD family hydrolase, with the protein MFRGVIFDLDGTLVDGYDAIAAGVNAARARFGLPPLAVDDVRGRVGLGLSHLMDDVVGPERADEGAAIFRATYDDAWRRGTRAVPSLSPTLNALRARGSRLSVASNKPVRYSRLILEHLGVAERFDLVAGPETAGAIKPDPAMLHACLRAMALPADQAVYVGDMALDADAGARAGVAVVLVAGGSSARDELLATGRPVLDRLADLPEWLAGTPQRDPAGPPKR; encoded by the coding sequence TTGTTCCGGGGCGTCATCTTCGATCTCGACGGCACGCTCGTCGACGGCTACGACGCCATCGCGGCCGGAGTGAACGCGGCGCGCGCGCGCTTCGGCCTGCCACCTCTCGCCGTCGACGACGTGAGGGGGCGCGTCGGCCTCGGGCTCAGCCATCTCATGGACGACGTCGTCGGGCCCGAGCGCGCGGACGAAGGGGCGGCGATCTTCCGCGCGACCTACGACGACGCGTGGCGGAGGGGCACGCGGGCCGTTCCCTCGCTCTCCCCCACCCTGAACGCGCTCCGCGCGCGAGGATCGCGCCTCTCGGTCGCGAGCAACAAGCCGGTGCGGTACTCGCGCCTCATCCTGGAGCACCTGGGCGTCGCGGAGAGGTTCGACCTCGTGGCCGGCCCCGAAACCGCGGGCGCGATCAAGCCCGACCCGGCGATGCTCCATGCCTGCCTGCGAGCCATGGCGCTACCGGCCGATCAGGCGGTGTACGTCGGCGACATGGCGCTCGACGCGGACGCGGGGGCCCGTGCCGGAGTGGCCGTCGTGCTCGTCGCGGGCGGCTCGTCCGCACGGGACGAGCTCCTGGCGACCGGCCGGCCGGTGCTGGACCGCCTCGCCGACCTCCCCGAATGGCTTGCGGGGACGCCGCAGCGCGATCCTGCGGGACCGCCGAAAAGATGA
- the asd gene encoding aspartate-semialdehyde dehydrogenase: MRPYHVGIAGATGLVGQHLIGRLADHPWFRIEALGASERSAGRPYAEAVRWVQSRPIPEALSSRPVGRCEPEAFAGCDFVLSALDAPVARTLEPALADAGIAVVSNSSAFRMDPAVPLLIPEVNGRHVARLTGRERSGFIVTNPNCSVTGLALALAPLHRAFGVVKVVVATMQSISGAGIEGPRAIEIMDNVVPYIPGEEEKIEAELAKLLGEAGPDRFVPAPMRVSAHCHRVPTLDGHLEAVSVELARPATPDEATLAMEAFTGDIEGAALPSAPGRPVRVRREPDRPQTRLDRDDAGGMRAVVGRVRPCPVATLRFVVLSHNMVRGAAGGTLLNAEWLASQDLLPRRSRG; encoded by the coding sequence GTGCGTCCCTATCACGTCGGAATCGCCGGAGCGACCGGGCTCGTCGGGCAACATCTCATCGGCCGCCTCGCCGATCACCCCTGGTTCCGGATCGAGGCGCTCGGAGCCTCGGAGCGCTCGGCGGGGCGTCCTTACGCCGAGGCGGTCCGCTGGGTCCAGAGCCGCCCGATCCCCGAGGCGCTCTCGTCGCGTCCGGTCGGCCGCTGCGAGCCCGAGGCGTTCGCCGGCTGCGATTTCGTCCTCTCGGCGCTCGACGCGCCGGTCGCCCGGACGCTCGAGCCGGCGCTCGCCGACGCCGGGATCGCTGTCGTCAGCAACAGCTCGGCGTTCCGCATGGATCCCGCCGTCCCGCTCCTCATCCCCGAGGTCAACGGCCGTCATGTGGCGCGCCTCACCGGGCGCGAGCGGAGCGGCTTCATCGTCACGAACCCGAATTGCTCCGTGACCGGGCTCGCGCTCGCCCTGGCCCCGCTCCACCGCGCCTTCGGCGTCGTCAAGGTCGTCGTCGCGACGATGCAGTCGATCTCGGGCGCGGGGATCGAGGGGCCGCGCGCGATCGAGATCATGGACAACGTCGTCCCTTACATCCCGGGCGAAGAGGAGAAGATCGAGGCCGAGCTCGCGAAGCTCCTCGGCGAGGCCGGTCCCGACCGGTTCGTTCCCGCGCCGATGCGGGTCTCGGCGCACTGCCATCGCGTGCCGACGCTCGACGGACATCTCGAGGCGGTGTCGGTGGAGCTCGCGCGGCCGGCGACTCCCGACGAAGCGACCTTGGCGATGGAAGCGTTCACCGGCGACATCGAAGGCGCTGCGCTCCCGTCCGCCCCCGGGCGGCCGGTGCGCGTGCGTCGCGAGCCCGACCGGCCGCAGACGCGGCTCGATCGCGACGACGCGGGCGGCATGCGCGCCGTCGTCGGCCGCGTGCGGCCCTGTCCCGTCGCGACGCTCCGGTTCGTCGTGCTCTCGCACAACATGGTGCGCGGCGCGGCCGGCGGCACGCTTCTGAACGCCGAGTGGCTCGCGTCGCAGGATCTCCTCCCGCGGAGGTCGCGCGGGTGA
- a CDS encoding aspartate kinase yields the protein MKFGGTSVADAERIAAAAEIVRGRLSRRPIVVVSALAGVTDLLVRAVTAAREGQREALDPILADLTRRHRWAIAGSVEDPGRRHALSLEIDTLFEDLRQLLRSVRVLGEGTPKAEDALLAFGEILSASLVTSAFAARGVPARLVDAREVMITDGRHGAAEPDLEAIVPRAREKLAALAEAGAVPVVGGFFGAAPDGRTTTLGRGGSDTTAAVLGAALDAEEIEIWTDVDGVMTADPRRVEDARPCASVSFAEAAELAYYGAKVLHPASIAPAVKRKIPVRVLNALRPEAPGTVIALAPASGAPPLASVASRAGVSSWRVSSPTMRIDPGFLPRVLAAVDDERLAPDLVVSSEVAVTLVLPRTAEPSGLSERLARFATVERRDARGIVCVVGSGLAQEGSVRGRVLEAIGAHDPELLALGGSATSVAALIPEARLDACVRDLHRRFFTDARS from the coding sequence ATGAAGTTCGGCGGCACCTCGGTCGCCGACGCCGAGCGCATCGCCGCCGCAGCCGAGATCGTCCGGGGACGCCTCTCGCGGCGGCCGATCGTCGTGGTCTCCGCGCTCGCCGGCGTCACCGATCTCCTCGTCCGCGCGGTCACCGCGGCGCGCGAGGGCCAGCGCGAGGCGCTCGACCCGATCCTCGCCGATCTCACCCGCCGCCATCGCTGGGCGATCGCGGGGAGCGTGGAGGATCCGGGGCGCCGGCACGCCCTGAGCCTCGAGATCGACACGCTGTTCGAGGATCTGCGTCAGCTGCTCCGATCGGTGCGCGTGCTCGGCGAGGGGACGCCCAAGGCCGAAGACGCCCTCCTCGCGTTCGGCGAGATCCTCTCGGCGAGTCTCGTCACGTCAGCCTTTGCCGCGCGGGGTGTTCCCGCGCGCCTCGTCGACGCGCGCGAGGTCATGATCACCGACGGCCGTCACGGCGCCGCCGAGCCCGACCTGGAGGCGATCGTTCCCCGCGCGAGGGAGAAGCTCGCCGCGCTCGCCGAGGCCGGCGCGGTCCCGGTGGTCGGCGGGTTCTTCGGCGCGGCGCCGGACGGGCGGACGACGACCCTGGGGCGCGGCGGATCCGACACGACCGCCGCGGTGCTCGGCGCCGCGCTCGACGCGGAGGAGATCGAGATCTGGACCGACGTCGACGGGGTCATGACGGCGGATCCGCGCCGGGTCGAGGATGCGCGGCCGTGCGCCTCGGTCTCGTTCGCCGAGGCCGCCGAGCTCGCCTACTACGGCGCAAAGGTGCTCCATCCCGCGTCGATCGCACCCGCGGTCAAGAGGAAGATCCCGGTGCGCGTGCTCAACGCGCTCCGCCCCGAGGCGCCGGGCACCGTCATCGCCCTCGCCCCCGCCTCGGGCGCGCCCCCGCTCGCCTCGGTCGCGAGCCGTGCGGGCGTCTCCTCCTGGCGCGTCAGCTCACCGACGATGCGGATCGATCCGGGGTTCCTGCCGCGGGTTCTCGCCGCGGTCGACGACGAGCGTCTCGCCCCCGATCTCGTCGTCTCGTCGGAAGTCGCCGTCACGCTCGTCCTCCCGCGCACCGCGGAGCCGTCGGGGCTCTCCGAGCGCCTCGCGCGCTTCGCCACGGTCGAGCGGCGGGACGCGCGGGGGATCGTCTGCGTCGTCGGCAGCGGCCTCGCGCAGGAGGGGTCGGTGCGCGGCCGCGTGCTCGAGGCGATCGGTGCGCACGACCCGGAGCTCCTCGCGCTCGGCGGCTCCGCGACGAGCGTCGCCGCGCTCATCCCCGAGGCGCGCCTGGACGCCTGCGTGCGGGATCTCCACCGCCGGTTCTTCACGGACGCGCGATCGTGA
- a CDS encoding dihydrodipicolinate reductase C-terminal domain-containing protein, protein MKYALVGHGKMGRAIDEAAGARGHRRVAVVDRAGSLSRARLAGADVAFEFTEPRSAEAHVVALLGRGISVVCGTTGWDAKSAAIERAAKRGRAAAIVAPNFSVGVNIFYALVREAAKRSLAAGYDPWIAEWHHKAKRDAPSGTARRLAALVGSKDLPVAAVRAGHEPGRHAVGFDGAHDTIVLTHQARGREAFAAGAVLAAEWLKGKKGIHEFDEVLADLMKGRGGKR, encoded by the coding sequence GTGAAGTACGCCCTCGTCGGCCACGGGAAGATGGGCCGCGCGATCGACGAGGCGGCCGGCGCGCGCGGCCACCGCCGCGTCGCCGTCGTCGACCGGGCCGGCTCGCTCTCCCGCGCGCGGCTCGCGGGCGCCGACGTCGCCTTCGAGTTCACCGAGCCCCGGTCGGCCGAAGCGCACGTCGTCGCGCTCCTCGGTCGCGGCATCTCGGTCGTTTGCGGGACGACCGGCTGGGACGCGAAGAGCGCCGCCATCGAGAGAGCCGCGAAGCGCGGGCGGGCGGCCGCGATCGTCGCGCCGAACTTCTCGGTCGGCGTGAACATCTTCTACGCGCTCGTCCGGGAGGCCGCGAAGCGCTCGCTCGCCGCCGGCTACGATCCGTGGATCGCCGAGTGGCATCACAAGGCCAAGCGCGACGCGCCGAGCGGGACGGCCCGGCGGCTCGCGGCGCTCGTGGGATCGAAGGACCTGCCGGTCGCCGCGGTCCGGGCGGGCCACGAGCCCGGCCGCCACGCCGTCGGGTTCGACGGCGCGCACGACACGATCGTGCTCACGCACCAAGCGCGCGGCCGCGAAGCGTTCGCCGCCGGCGCGGTCCTCGCGGCGGAGTGGCTCAAAGGGAAGAAGGGGATCCACGAGTTCGACGAGGTGTTGGCGGATCTCATGAAGGGTCGAGGAGGTAAGAGATGA
- the dapA gene encoding 4-hydroxy-tetrahydrodipicolinate synthase, producing MKKNELRLHGALTALVTPFREDGGVDEKALASLVAWQIESGIHGLVPCGTTGEGATLAPDEHARVIELVVAGAAGRVPVVAGCGTNDTRTTLAAAERAAKAGADALLVVTPYYNKPNRSGMIAHFAAVADAAGLPIVPYNVPGRTGQNLGAELILRLAEIPGVVAVKEAAGNVEQLATIVEGARPGFAVLSGDDAIAFPEVCLGAAGVVSVVSNVAPAPAADMMTAALRGDVPAARALHYRLLPLIRALFLETNPVPAKTALAMLGRCRDVLRPPLGPPEGGTRHAIEQALRHAGLLVGAV from the coding sequence ATGAAAAAGAACGAGCTGCGGCTGCACGGGGCGCTCACGGCGCTCGTGACGCCGTTTCGCGAGGACGGCGGGGTCGACGAGAAGGCGCTCGCGTCGCTCGTCGCATGGCAGATCGAGTCGGGCATCCACGGTCTCGTGCCGTGCGGGACGACGGGGGAGGGCGCCACCCTCGCTCCCGACGAGCATGCGCGGGTCATCGAGCTGGTCGTGGCCGGCGCCGCCGGCCGCGTGCCGGTCGTCGCCGGCTGCGGGACGAACGACACGCGCACGACGCTCGCGGCGGCCGAGCGCGCGGCGAAGGCGGGCGCGGACGCGCTTCTCGTCGTCACGCCGTACTACAACAAGCCGAACCGCTCGGGGATGATCGCGCACTTCGCCGCGGTCGCCGACGCGGCCGGCCTGCCGATCGTCCCCTACAACGTGCCGGGGAGAACCGGGCAGAACCTCGGTGCCGAGCTGATCCTCCGCCTCGCGGAGATCCCCGGCGTCGTCGCGGTCAAGGAGGCGGCGGGCAACGTGGAGCAGCTCGCCACGATCGTCGAGGGGGCGCGGCCCGGATTCGCGGTCCTCTCCGGGGACGACGCGATCGCCTTCCCGGAAGTCTGCCTCGGCGCGGCCGGGGTGGTCTCGGTCGTCTCGAACGTCGCTCCGGCGCCGGCCGCCGACATGATGACCGCGGCGCTTCGCGGCGACGTCCCGGCGGCGCGCGCGCTCCACTACCGCCTGCTCCCTCTGATCCGCGCCCTCTTCCTCGAGACGAATCCCGTCCCCGCCAAGACCGCGCTCGCGATGCTCGGCCGGTGCCGGGACGTCCTCCGGCCTCCCTTGGGGCCGCCGGAAGGCGGAACGCGCCACGCGATCGAGCAGGCGCTCCGGCACGCGGGACTGCTCGTGGGCGCCGTGTGA
- a CDS encoding 2,3,4,5-tetrahydropyridine-2,6-dicarboxylate N-succinyltransferase — protein MTEAALEAEIVRLADQEPVDGNAARASIEALLDALEAGRLRAALPWVKRGILLAFRLGVPRAWDVPPFHFADKDTLPTQDPGKTGRGVRIVPGGSTVRRGAYLGPGVVMMPPSYVNVGAYVGERTMIDSHVLVGSCAQIGARVHLSAGVQVGGVLEPVGAQPVVVEDDAFVGGGCGLYEGSRVGRSAVLAPGVLLTRAVPLHDLVHGITIRAGADGVLAVPDRAVVVPGSRAAAGPFAREHGIALYAPVIVKYRDAKTDAAAALEEALR, from the coding sequence GTGACCGAGGCCGCGCTCGAGGCGGAGATCGTCCGCCTCGCCGATCAGGAACCGGTCGACGGGAACGCGGCGCGCGCCTCGATCGAGGCGCTCCTGGACGCGCTCGAGGCCGGGCGCTTGCGCGCGGCCCTGCCGTGGGTGAAGCGGGGGATCCTCCTCGCCTTCCGCCTGGGAGTCCCACGCGCGTGGGATGTGCCGCCGTTCCATTTCGCCGACAAGGACACGCTCCCGACGCAGGACCCGGGAAAGACGGGGCGCGGGGTCCGCATCGTTCCGGGCGGATCGACGGTCCGCCGCGGCGCGTATCTCGGTCCGGGCGTCGTCATGATGCCGCCTTCGTACGTCAACGTCGGCGCCTACGTAGGCGAGCGCACGATGATCGACAGTCACGTCCTCGTCGGCTCCTGCGCGCAGATCGGCGCGCGCGTCCACCTCTCCGCGGGAGTTCAGGTCGGCGGCGTGCTGGAGCCGGTCGGTGCTCAGCCGGTCGTCGTCGAGGACGACGCGTTCGTCGGCGGCGGCTGCGGTCTCTACGAAGGCTCGCGCGTCGGCCGCAGCGCAGTCCTGGCGCCGGGCGTTCTCTTGACGCGCGCGGTCCCGCTCCACGATCTCGTCCACGGAATCACGATCCGCGCGGGAGCGGACGGCGTCCTCGCGGTGCCCGATCGCGCCGTCGTCGTCCCGGGCTCGCGCGCGGCCGCCGGTCCTTTCGCGCGGGAGCACGGGATCGCCCTCTACGCGCCGGTCATCGTCAAGTACCGTGACGCCAAGACCGATGCCGCGGCGGCGCTCGAGGAGGCTTTGAGATGA